CAGCTCGCGCAGCAGGCCGAGGCGTTGCATGCACGCGCCGGTGAAGCGGACAGCGATATCGATCAGGCGCGTGAAGCGCTGGCCGTCGCCGAACGGGAGCAGGAGCAGGCCCGCGAGGCGCGTGCGACCTGGCAGGTAGCGCAGGCCCAGGCACAGGCACGGTTGTCGGTGGCCATCGATCGCGAAAAGCGACTGTCGGAAGAAGACAGCACGGCCGCCGCGCGCCTGGAATCACTGGCCCGTGAGTTGTCGACCCTGTCGGATGCCGATCAGCATCTCGCGCAGCAGCTCGATGCCTGGCGCGCGGAACTCGATACGGAACGCAAGACGTTGGCCGACGCCGATGGCCGTCTCGCTGAAGCGGAGCGGGCCGTGGCGGCGGCAAATGCCGCGCTCGACACCTGTGAAACCGCACTCGACGAGGCACGCCGCCGCTCGAGCGCGCTCGGCGAACAGTTGCACGGTGCCCAGCTCCGGCATACGGAACTGTCGGGACGGCGTGAAGCCATCCGTCAACGTCTCGAAACCGAATGGCGTCGTTCGCTCGACGACCTGCTCGCAGGATTCGAGGAACTGGATGTTCCCACCGACGATCTGCGCGTGGAAGCCACGCAACTTCGCACGTCGCTCGATGAACTCGGACCGGTGAATCCGCTGGCCATCGAGGAACACGAAGAAGAGCAGCGTCGTCTCGAGTTCCTCACGGCGCAGCGCAACGATCTCGTCGCGGCCAAGCAATCGTTGCATCAGGCCATTCGCGAGATCGACAGCACGGCGCGCGAACTGTTCCTGGCCACGTTCGCGCAGGTACGCGAGAATTTCCGGCAGATCTTCCTGCGCATGTTCGGCGGCGGCGAGTGCGATCTGCGGCTGGAGAACCCCGATGCGCCGCTGGATTGCGACATCGAAATCCACGCGTCGCCGCGTGGCAAGAAGACGCAGCGCATCCATCTGCTTTCCAGCGGCGAACGCGCGCTGGTCGCGCTCTCCCTGCTCTTCGGCATCTTCCTCACCAAGCCGAGCCCCTTCTGTCTCATGGACGAAGTGGACGCGCCGCTCGACGATCAGAACATCGGTCGTTTCGTGAAGATGCTGAACGACTTCAAGTCACGCACGCAGTTCATCGTCATCACGCACAACCCGCGCACCACATCGGAGGCCGCCGATGCGGTGTACGGTGTGACCATGCAGGAACCGGGTGTGTCGTCGATCGTGAGCGTGCGATTGCGCAACGGGCCCGCGGTGGATGAAAGCGCCGGTCGTGTCGATCCCGCGGACGATCAGGTCGATGATCCGATTGCCGATCCGGTCGACGATCAGGTGGGCGATCCATCCGACGCGGAACCCTCGCCGGCATGAGATCGGCGTGGCGCCGGTGTATCACGACGGCCCTGCTGCTGCTTGCAGCAGGGCTTGTCGTTCCTGCGCTTTCGCCACGCACATTGCAGGCTCAGGGCGTGTTTCTGGAAGGGCCGTCGGAGACCCTGCTCTCTTCGGTCACACCGACGTTCAAACTGCTGGTTGCCGATCTCGGACCCGCCCGTCCGCTGCAGATCACGCTGCAGATTTCCACGACACCCGACTTCGTGGGCCTGGTACTCGACAGCACGTTCACGGCGATGGACACATCGCTCACCATTCAGGTGACACGACCGCTGCCGCCGCAGACCGTCGTGTTCTCACGTGTCCGTGTACGTGCGCTCGCGGGCTTCGTTTTCGAATCGGCCATTGTCGGCCCCAAGACCGTCCCGGCCTGGGTCACGCTGTTCAAACCGAACTCGCCGACTGGCGATGGTGACAGCACCCGTCGTCCATTGTTCGTCTGGTACAGTCCCCAGGTGGCGCCGGCCACCGGAGGCTGGCGGTACGATATCGAAATCCTGAGCAAAGCGACCGACCGCCCCGTCCTGGGCGTCAGTGGACTCCGGGACACGGTATTCCGGCCATCGTCGGATCTGCAGGCCAACACCTCGTACTACTGGACGGTGCGTGCCTGGCTGCCCACGGGCGGCTCGGTGAAAGTGACCAGCCTCGGCTCGCTCGTCATCACGGACCCGGCGCTGCCCACGACCACGTTGCTCTACCAGAATTTTCCCAATCCGTTTCCCTCGGTCACGTCCTTCAACACCTGCTTCTGGTTCGACGTGGGAGGAGCGGGTGCCGACATCACGCTGGACATTCTCGACCTGCGTGGCAACGTGGTGCGTCGCATCATCTCGTCCGATGATACCCCGCGCTTCGAAGCCGGCCGGTATGGCCGCGGACAACCGGGCGCGGAAAGCAACTGCGACGGCCGCTTCATCTGGGATGGCACGGCCAGCGACGGCCGGACGGTGGCGCCCGGTGTCTACATCGCGCGCTTCCGCGCCGACAAAGGCACACCGACCTTCCGTCGCATCGTGTTCCGCGGACGCTGACCGGGTCTCCTCATGAAACGCACGTCATGAAGCGCATGGCATGAAGCTCACGACCATCGGTACCGGCACGGCGGCCCCACACCCCACACGGGTGTCCGCGGCGCATCTCGTGGAGACGGCCGACACACGCCTCCTGCTCGATTGTGGCAGCGGCGCTGTGCATCGCATGGCACATCTCGGCGTGGCATGGCAGGACATCACGCATGTCGCGCTCACCCACTTCCACACCGACCATATCTCCGATCTGCCGCTGCTGGTGATGGGGTGGCGATGGGGACAGCTCCCGCCCCGCTCCCAGCCGGTGACCATCTACGGACCGGCCGGCACGGGCGCCCTGCTGGAACGGCTCGCCGCGGTGCACGGCGCGTGGCTGCTGGCGCCGGGTTTCCCCGTCACCGTTCGCGACATCGGCCCCGACGAAGTCATTCGATTGCCCGGCGGGGTGGAGCTGACCTGCCATCCGGTACCGCACACCCCGGAGAGCGTGGCATATTCAATCAGTGAGGGATCCCGGCGTCTCGTCTACACCGGTGACACCGGGGTGAGCGACACGCTCGGCGCATGGGCGCAGGATTGCGATCTGCTGCTGGCTGAATGCTCCCTGCCCGACACCATGGCCATTCGCGAACATCTCACGCCGCGACAGGTCGGGGAGTTGGCCGCGCAGGCCCGGGCACGCCGGCTCGTCCTCACGCACTTCTATCCGCCCGTCGAAGCCGTGGACATCGGCGCCGAAGTGGCGGAGCACTACGCCGGTCCCACGATCGTGGCCACCGACGGCTGGTCTACACATTTCTGAGGACGTGACATGCTGGTCGTGATGCAGCCCAACGCCTCTTCGTCCGAGATCGATCGGGTGTGCGAAGAGATTGCGCGTCAGGGCTTCAAGCCCCTCCCCATGCCGGGCGAAGTCCGCACGGCGATCGGTCTCCTTGGTGATGACGCCAAGGTGGATTGGTCATACATCGAGGGACTTCCCGGCGTCGCCAGCGTGCTCATCGTGCAGAAGCCCTATCGCCAGGCGTCGCGCGAATGGAAGGGCGAAAGCACCATCGTGGAGATCGCGCCGGGTGTACGGTTCGGCGGCGACGATGTGCCCGTGGTTTCTGGCCCGTGCTCGGTGGAGTCGGAGGAGCAGATCCTCACCGCGGCACGTCAGGTCCGTGCGGCCGGCGGCGCGGCGCTGCGTGGCGGGGCGTTCAAGCCACGTTCGTCGCCGTACGCCTTCCAGGGCCTGGGCAAGCAAGGATTGGAACTG
The nucleotide sequence above comes from Gemmatimonas aurantiaca. Encoded proteins:
- a CDS encoding ribonuclease Z gives rise to the protein MKLTTIGTGTAAPHPTRVSAAHLVETADTRLLLDCGSGAVHRMAHLGVAWQDITHVALTHFHTDHISDLPLLVMGWRWGQLPPRSQPVTIYGPAGTGALLERLAAVHGAWLLAPGFPVTVRDIGPDEVIRLPGGVELTCHPVPHTPESVAYSISEGSRRLVYTGDTGVSDTLGAWAQDCDLLLAECSLPDTMAIREHLTPRQVGELAAQARARRLVLTHFYPPVEAVDIGAEVAEHYAGPTIVATDGWSTHF